The DNA window TTTCAACCTTTCAAGTGCAAGGGGATATTCAGCCCTGCAGTAGATATATGCCTCTTTAACTCCTATTGCATATGATGCTATGACTATTCCCTCAAGGACGGAGTGGGGGTCACTTTCCAAGAGCGATCGGTTCATGAATGCTCCAGGATCTCCTTCATCTGCGTTGCATATCAAATATTTTTCTACAGAATCAAAATCAACACAGAACTGCCACTTCATCCAAGTGGGAAAACCTGCTCCTCCTCTTCCCCTGAGTCCTGAGCTTTTCATCTGTTCAATGACCTTTTCTGGTTTGGTTTTAAGTGCAGAGTTCAGTCCACTGTAACCTCCCCTGGCAATGTAATGTTTGATGTTTGAGGGATCTATTAATCCACAGTTTCGGAGTATCCTTCTGACTTGTGGTTTCATTACCGGTGTTTCAAACAGGGAGGGAATTTCTTCATTATCATCTGCGCCTACAGTACCGAGTGCATGTTCGGGTAGAGGATTGTTGCCTTGTAAATATTCAGTTACAAGTTGTTTTGCCAATTTTTTTGTTACTTGGCCATAGAAAATTGCTGGATGGCCTGGTTTGATTATGGTTATTATTGGTTCAAGGTAGCAAAGTCCAATGCATCCCACTTCGATGATCTCAACGTCCAATCCTGCTTCTGCAATTTCTTCCCTGAGTACTGAGGAAATTTCTTGTGCCCCTGCTGATCTTCCACAAGTTGCAGAACCCACAGCTATCACAGTTTTATCCTCAAGAAGCAAATATTCTTCTTGTGATTCCTTTAATAGTTGTTTATATTTCATTATTTACCCTTGTTCCCTAATTTTCGCCATCTGATTTGGATTGTCTTTCAATCCTTCGAAAAATCTTCTTAACATCCTTCAGAGTCATGTTTGATTCTACATCATCATTTATCATTGCACATGGTGCCAGGGCGCAGCATCCTAAACATCCGACAGATTCCAGTGAATATTCCATGTCAAATGTTACTTCGCCTTCTTTTATGCCCAAATGTCTTTCAATTCCCTCAATAATTTGAGGGGCACCCTTAACATGACATGCGGTTCCCTTGCAAACCATGATATGTTTCTTTCCCACAGGAGTAAATCTGAACTGCGTGTAAAATGTTGCAACCCCATATATTTCACTTTCTGAAACCCCTGTAAATTTAGAAACATCTTTTATTGATTCTTCTGATAAATATCCTAAATTAGCCTGAACATCCTGAAGAAGAGGTATTAATTCTGATTTAGTCCCTTCATATGTAGATAAAATTTCATTTAAAGTTTTAGTCATTAAAATTCTCCATTAAAAATTAGATCTCGATGAAAATATTATAGATTTTATGATGTATAAATTATTTTTGTAGATTATGAACTATTACTTTAAAAAATATATTGGATCAACTATAAAATAATATACATTGCAGGGATTATGCAAATTTCAGTATCAAAGTTTTGGAGATGATAATTTGTCAGATAAATCAGAAAAGGGATTACCAAAACATTATGTAAGTATCAGAGAAAGATTTGAAGAGTATGGTTCAGCTATAAGTGATTTAGGAAGGACAGTGCGTGAAAATGGACCTATAGATGAGAAAAATTCGCAGCTGATACAACTTGCAGCTTCAGCTGCTATCAGATCTGAAGGGGCTGTGCACAGTCATGGAAAACAGGCACTGCAAAATGGAGCATCACCCGATGAAGTTTATCAAACTTTGCTTCTACTAACCAGCACAATTGGATTTCCAAATGTTGCAGCAGCCATATCCTGGATAGATGACCTCTTCGAAGATTGAAATGGTTATTTTAAGCATCTAAAATTATTATTTTATTTTTTTTAGATTCTTTATCTAGTGGAACTTTTAATTTTATTGTGTAAAAAATGAATTTTAGTTGAGGGCATTTAAATGATGGAAATGTTTAAAGAAGTTAAAGCTGTTAGATTTGAAGGGAAACCCTCCGAAGTAATAGAAACCATTGTTAACGATGAAGATATTGAGATAACAATCAACAACAGTGTTTCAAGAAGATTTTCAATAAGTCCCAATTCCCTGAAGGAATTTACAGTGGGTTACCTCCTTGGTGAAGGTCTGGCTGGATCAGTGGACAACATAACCAACATCAATATTGATGGCAAAACAATCAAGGCTGAGATCGATCTGGAAGATTTTGATATTAGAAAAGAATTAGTTGTTGGATCAGATTGTTTTGGTGGCTGGAGAACTAAAATAGAATTTGTTGGACAAGTTGAATCTGAATTCAGTGTTGAGAGTAATGATTTGATAGATGCCTTTGGAAAATTAAAGAAAAAAGCTGAAGTCTGGCAGAAAACTGGGGGAACTCATGTTGCAGGGCTCGTTTCTGGTGATGATTTCATTGCTATTGAGGATGTGAGCAGGCATGTGGCAGTTGACAAAGTAATTGGTGCCGGTGCAATTGCAAAATTTGATTTTTCTAAGAGTTTCATTGTTTACAGTGGAAGAATGCCTGCAGACATGCTCATAAAGATTGCGAGAGTGGGAATTCCAATTATTGCATCAAATGCCGCTCCTACATCATCGGGAATTGCTGTGGCAGATGAAGCAAGAGTTACCATGGTGGGATTTGTGAGGGGAAAGAGGTTCAATATTTACACCCATCCCCACAGGATAATTCTTTAAAAAAAAATAGAGTTGAAAGTTTTATTCCAAAACTGTGTGTCTCTTTTTGAGATCATCTTCAGTTTTACCCATTTTATCCATGAGTTGAGCAATTAGGGCATCTAAGAATATTAGGGTGGACACTTCAAACAAAGTTCCCAGAGGGGATAATGATAAGTGTTTACCATTCATTTGCCTTTTTATATAATTTTTTTCGGAATCTACTTTTGTACGTCCCTTTATGTGCATTATAAGGTCTGATATTGTTCCAAGAGTGGATTTTTCATATGATGTTACTGCAACTATTTTTGCACCTCTCTTTTTAGCGATCATCGCTGTGCTTATTATGTAGCTGGTTTCTCCAGAACCTGAAATTGCTAAGAGACAATCTTCTTCGCCTATTGCGGGAGTTATTGTTTCTCCAACCACATAAACACTTATTCCAAGGTGCATTAAACGCATGGCAAAAGCCCTGGCAACGAGACCCGACCTGCCCTGTCCAAGGAGGAAAACATTCTTAGAGGATGTCAAAATATCCATCATATCATTTACATGCTCTTCGTCTGTTTCAGCCGACACAGCCATTACATTTTCTATTATTTCTTCAATTGCATCGTTAATAATCATTTCTTCACCGAATAATTTATTTATATTCATACATCATCAAAACAGATTGATGAGCTTATGATAGTTGAACATCTTACTTAGTAACTATATAAATTTATTAATTATATGATCTTCCCATGCATCCAATTTTTTTAACTAACAAATTGTCATTATCTTTTACCAATTGATGGCCCTTAATAATCAAATGCTGATTATTGGTTTTAAAACAAGTTTAAATTCATTTGAAAGTATGAGAGTGTGATCTGTATTTTTGAGGTTTGAGGATGTTCCCATTTTTTTGGTGATCATTTGATTGGTTAACAAGAGTCCGATGGGAACATCCTCAATTTTTACCTACCATTACTGGTGGGTGAGGATGCCCTTAAGAAGAAATTTGCCGATTTCTGTTTCTTATAAATCATTAATGGTAAGAAGCATCCTCAAATTGTTAGTTATTGAATTTCGTATAAAAAGGATTTTCATAATAATTAATCATTATAATTTAAACTGACCAGTAAAATTATTTAAAATCCTGAAAATCAAGCTGATATCTCCTAAAATGTTAAACTAGAGATAGATAATTATTTAAAAATGGTTTCCCATTGGTCAAAACTAAAATATACTGGCAAATACAATATGTAAATACTTGGTAACCTTGAAATATTCAAAGTGTTAACATATAATTAATGGCATTATACAAGAATTACTTAAAAATCTTCTTAAACTGGATTTTTCAATATATAGGAGTTATATGAGCTTTTAATTTGTTTGAAACTTTATGTGATCATCATGAATTACGATCCCAAACTTGGAATGGTTATAAACGGGCAGGAATTTAGTTACAAAATTTTTGAAACCCTTGAATGTATCGCAAAAACCTATTCCCAGAGGGAAGCTGCTAAAAAACTGGGAATTTCACATTCTGTATTAAACCGAAGAATAAAGGAATCTGAAGAAAAAATTAATTCCAAGTTGGTTGAAACCACAGGAGCAGGTTCTGGTTTAACAGAAAATGGTCATGATCTGTTGAACAAGTATAAAAGTCTGATGAAACGTCTAGAAGAAAGAAAGAAACCAGTAATATGCGGAGGATTTGTTTCAACAGGATTGATGGAAGCATTGATAGAAGAATACGATCTGAATGCTACTGTGCTACGTACCAATGATATGAGCGCCCTCGAACTTTCAGATAAAGACATGGTGGACATTTTAGCACTGGATGATCCTGTAACTGCATTTATCTATGATCTAGACATCATTCCAGTAGCCTACGATCATCTAGTTCTGGTGGGTGATTCTGCAGTCAATGATATTTCTGATTTAAATGGTAAGGATTTCGTTGAGATTCCCAACTCTTCACAGAGACTCGCATGGAACACAATGGACAACATGGGTATTGATTACAACATTGTCCAAACTGCAAGATCGCCACAAACAGCATTGAACGCTGTTAAAAACAATAGCGAACTGTTTACTTTCTTAAACAACAGCTTCACCGAAGGTTCTGACGTGATAAAAAATGAAACTAAACACATCGTAGGTGTTGTTCTACTCAACAAAACAAACAGCTCCCTAAAAAATTTCGTAAAATTTGTTGTTGGAGAAGCTCATCAAACTATTGAGAACAATGGTTTTTCAAGAATATAAACTCAAGTTAAATTATCATTAATTCCTAAAATTTTTGCTTTAAATAAAATTTCACTGATTTTGGGTACTTTCTGACTGTTTAAGTTAATTTTAAATATTTCAAAAATAAAAATATGGCGGGTGATTTATTGAACAAAACTGATCTACTAGCAATTGGACACACAGCATTGGATTACATCATACAAGTTAAGGAATTTCCTGAAGCCAACTCTTCAACATCGATTAACAAGATGAAAACACTTTTTGGAGG is part of the Methanobacterium lacus genome and encodes:
- a CDS encoding carboxymuconolactone decarboxylase family protein — protein: MSDKSEKGLPKHYVSIRERFEEYGSAISDLGRTVRENGPIDEKNSQLIQLAASAAIRSEGAVHSHGKQALQNGASPDEVYQTLLLLTSTIGFPNVAAAISWIDDLFED
- the nuoE gene encoding NADH-quinone oxidoreductase subunit NuoE is translated as MTKTLNEILSTYEGTKSELIPLLQDVQANLGYLSEESIKDVSKFTGVSESEIYGVATFYTQFRFTPVGKKHIMVCKGTACHVKGAPQIIEGIERHLGIKEGEVTFDMEYSLESVGCLGCCALAPCAMINDDVESNMTLKDVKKIFRRIERQSKSDGEN
- the hxlB gene encoding 6-phospho-3-hexuloisomerase, encoding MIINDAIEEIIENVMAVSAETDEEHVNDMMDILTSSKNVFLLGQGRSGLVARAFAMRLMHLGISVYVVGETITPAIGEEDCLLAISGSGETSYIISTAMIAKKRGAKIVAVTSYEKSTLGTISDLIMHIKGRTKVDSEKNYIKRQMNGKHLSLSPLGTLFEVSTLIFLDALIAQLMDKMGKTEDDLKKRHTVLE
- the fdhD gene encoding formate dehydrogenase accessory sulfurtransferase FdhD, which translates into the protein MEMFKEVKAVRFEGKPSEVIETIVNDEDIEITINNSVSRRFSISPNSLKEFTVGYLLGEGLAGSVDNITNINIDGKTIKAEIDLEDFDIRKELVVGSDCFGGWRTKIEFVGQVESEFSVESNDLIDAFGKLKKKAEVWQKTGGTHVAGLVSGDDFIAIEDVSRHVAVDKVIGAGAIAKFDFSKSFIVYSGRMPADMLIKIARVGIPIIASNAAPTSSGIAVADEARVTMVGFVRGKRFNIYTHPHRIIL
- a CDS encoding LysR family transcriptional regulator, translating into MNYDPKLGMVINGQEFSYKIFETLECIAKTYSQREAAKKLGISHSVLNRRIKESEEKINSKLVETTGAGSGLTENGHDLLNKYKSLMKRLEERKKPVICGGFVSTGLMEALIEEYDLNATVLRTNDMSALELSDKDMVDILALDDPVTAFIYDLDIIPVAYDHLVLVGDSAVNDISDLNGKDFVEIPNSSQRLAWNTMDNMGIDYNIVQTARSPQTALNAVKNNSELFTFLNNSFTEGSDVIKNETKHIVGVVLLNKTNSSLKNFVKFVVGEAHQTIENNGFSRI